A window from Listeria seeligeri serovar 1/2b str. SLCC3954 encodes these proteins:
- the atpB gene encoding F0F1 ATP synthase subunit A, with protein MEEEFPTISLLGIDFNLSNILMITVTCVIVLLIAIICTRNLQRRPTGKQNFIEWVMDFVRGIINSNMDWKTGGRFHVLGITLLMFVFVANMLGLPFQIAINDEVWWRSPTADPIVTLTLAIMVLGLTHYYGIKMRGFKHYFVGTYLSPMKFLFPLKIVEEFANTLTLGLRLYGNIFAGEVLLTIIATQLAHINIFVGVLAIIPAIIWQAFSLFIGAIQAYIFTMLTMVYMSHKVSDEH; from the coding sequence TTGGAAGAGGAATTTCCAACGATAAGCCTATTAGGGATTGATTTTAATCTATCGAATATCTTGATGATTACTGTGACTTGTGTCATCGTTCTCCTAATAGCCATTATCTGTACCAGAAATCTGCAACGGCGTCCTACCGGAAAGCAGAACTTCATTGAATGGGTTATGGATTTTGTCAGAGGTATTATCAATAGTAATATGGATTGGAAAACCGGTGGGAGATTCCATGTGCTAGGTATTACGCTATTAATGTTTGTTTTTGTAGCTAATATGCTAGGACTGCCATTTCAAATCGCGATAAACGATGAAGTTTGGTGGCGTTCACCTACAGCGGATCCAATTGTCACGTTAACACTTGCGATAATGGTTCTTGGCTTGACGCATTACTATGGTATAAAAATGCGTGGCTTTAAGCACTACTTTGTTGGTACTTACTTGAGTCCAATGAAATTTCTATTCCCACTAAAAATAGTAGAGGAATTTGCTAATACGTTAACGCTTGGTTTACGTCTTTACGGTAATATTTTTGCCGGTGAAGTTTTGTTAACCATTATTGCAACTCAACTTGCACATATTAATATTTTTGTAGGTGTACTTGCGATAATTCCAGCAATTATATGGCAAGCATTCTCGCTCTTTATTGGGGCAATTCAAGCGTACATTTTCACTATGCTGACAATGGTTTACATGTCGCATAAGGTCAGTGACGAACATTAA
- a CDS encoding ATP synthase subunit I: MLESLIGMYHRHQKYMVLFIGVCLCGWFLTPYIHIFLGLKLGLIVGWFNYWVLMRRTQTMTRALAENRSFYGMGMSIRMGSVLFATIIATQLPEYFHVYSMVIGLGLAYAIIFLDFFVYSMYRRKKFLKREG, translated from the coding sequence ATGTTAGAATCGCTAATTGGCATGTATCATCGTCACCAGAAGTATATGGTTCTTTTTATTGGTGTTTGTCTTTGTGGATGGTTTTTAACCCCGTATATACATATTTTTCTTGGGCTTAAGCTTGGGTTAATTGTCGGCTGGTTTAATTACTGGGTTTTAATGAGGAGAACACAAACAATGACTAGAGCTTTGGCTGAGAACCGTTCCTTTTATGGTATGGGAATGTCTATCAGAATGGGAAGTGTGCTATTTGCTACAATTATAGCGACGCAACTGCCGGAATATTTTCATGTTTATAGCATGGTAATCGGATTAGGGCTTGCATATGCCATTATTTTTCTAGATTTTTTTGTGTACTCCATGTACCGCAGAAAAAAGTTTTTAAAAAGAGAGGGGTGA